In Fructilactobacillus cliffordii, a single genomic region encodes these proteins:
- a CDS encoding type 1 glutamine amidotransferase encodes MRINVLQHTPDEGPGTIKEWADNHDYELYVYHPYMFGMLPTAAETDFLVILGGPMSPNNGIPWIEQERELIQQLVKDHKPIFGACFGAQQITKVFGKQVVKSPAKEVGWASVYLQSDQIPGLPHQLTALHWHEDCCELPDQAELLFSSDLVQQQGFLIGDNIIGLQFHLEPTQDNVHEMIVNDGRYALDHNDLQQTPTEIDTTPIPSENKTAMFQLLDFLAQSTTNHP; translated from the coding sequence ATGCGCATCAACGTTTTACAACACACTCCGGATGAAGGTCCGGGCACCATTAAAGAATGGGCAGATAATCACGACTACGAGTTATACGTCTATCACCCGTACATGTTTGGGATGTTACCCACGGCCGCAGAAACCGACTTCTTGGTAATTCTCGGTGGTCCCATGAGTCCTAACAACGGGATTCCGTGGATTGAACAAGAACGGGAACTAATTCAGCAACTAGTTAAAGACCATAAACCCATCTTTGGAGCCTGCTTTGGCGCTCAACAAATTACCAAAGTTTTTGGCAAACAAGTGGTTAAATCTCCTGCTAAAGAAGTGGGCTGGGCTTCCGTTTACTTACAAAGTGACCAAATTCCGGGTCTGCCCCACCAACTAACTGCCTTGCATTGGCACGAAGATTGTTGCGAACTCCCCGACCAGGCCGAATTGTTGTTCAGTTCGGATTTAGTGCAACAGCAGGGCTTTTTAATTGGAGACAATATCATCGGACTGCAGTTTCACCTGGAACCCACCCAGGATAACGTGCACGAGATGATAGTCAATGACGGTCGGTATGCCTTGGATCACAACGACTTGCAGCAAACGCCAACGGAGATTGATACCACGCCGATCCCTAGTGAAAACAAAACCGCAATGTTTCAGTTACTAGATTTTCTGGCGCAATCAACGACCAATCACCCTTAA
- a CDS encoding DUF3923 family protein: MKNLSRTWKIVSFVELIAYIGLTIIIFIRQSDGAGINQSPTLKIITWGILTAFCFVLLIIQIIWAWIAHK; encoded by the coding sequence ATGAAAAATTTATCTAGAACTTGGAAAATCGTTTCCTTCGTTGAATTAATTGCCTACATTGGGCTGACAATTATCATTTTTATCCGTCAGTCCGATGGAGCTGGCATTAATCAATCACCCACTTTAAAAATCATCACCTGGGGGATTTTAACGGCCTTTTGCTTTGTTTTACTAATCATTCAAATCATTTGGGCTTGGATTGCCCATAAATAA
- a CDS encoding RluA family pseudouridine synthase has translation MQWHYELPVATATGTIALRDFLKKQLQLPKRLVGDLRRNQRVLVNHRYQPMNTMLRASDVVSLTFLPQDFRNPFPKTLLDEHLTIPILFENSDFVIVNKPRGIKTHANQPSESGAVLNGVAAHYAPHPVYMIHRLDQETSGALLFGKSPAAVPILTKMIREKQIQREYLVRIRGQLLAPAGIIKAPIGLDPTDQRKRRVNGPNAQASVTHYRVLQSSPTESLLAVQLETGRTHQIRVHLAFLGHPIQNDPLYDPQAETGQAMQLHSWRVRMQTPFTNQPLTITAPVPPEMEISFGN, from the coding sequence ATGCAGTGGCACTATGAATTACCCGTTGCAACAGCGACCGGGACAATCGCGCTGCGGGATTTTTTAAAGAAACAGTTGCAACTGCCCAAACGGTTAGTGGGCGACTTACGGAGAAACCAGCGGGTGCTGGTTAACCACCGCTACCAACCCATGAATACGATGCTTCGAGCTTCCGATGTGGTTAGTTTAACCTTTCTCCCGCAGGATTTTCGCAATCCGTTCCCAAAGACGCTGTTAGACGAGCACCTCACGATTCCGATTCTCTTTGAAAACTCCGACTTTGTCATTGTCAATAAACCACGCGGGATCAAGACCCACGCTAACCAACCGAGCGAAAGTGGCGCAGTATTAAACGGTGTAGCAGCCCACTATGCACCCCATCCGGTCTACATGATTCACCGTTTAGACCAGGAAACCAGTGGCGCACTGCTCTTTGGCAAAAGCCCCGCCGCCGTGCCGATTCTTACCAAGATGATCCGCGAAAAACAAATCCAACGTGAATACTTAGTCCGGATTCGGGGACAACTACTAGCCCCGGCTGGCATCATCAAGGCGCCCATCGGTTTGGACCCCACCGACCAGCGCAAACGGCGGGTCAACGGACCAAATGCCCAGGCATCCGTCACCCATTACCGCGTGCTCCAAAGTAGCCCGACGGAAAGCTTGCTCGCGGTTCAGCTAGAGACCGGGAGGACCCACCAAATTCGGGTGCACCTCGCGTTCCTCGGTCATCCGATTCAAAACGATCCGTTGTATGATCCGCAGGCAGAGACTGGGCAGGCGATGCAGCTGCATTCGTGGCGGGTGCGAATGCAGACCCCCTTTACTAATCAACCGCTAACTATAACGGCTCCGGTCCCACCGGAGATGGAAATTAGCTTTGGCAACTAA